A genomic region of Zea mays cultivar B73 chromosome 6, Zm-B73-REFERENCE-NAM-5.0, whole genome shotgun sequence contains the following coding sequences:
- the LOC542700 gene encoding low temperature-induced protein15, with protein sequence MSSSRRSSSPDSNDTTDERKRKRMLSNRESARRSRARKQQRLEELVAEVARLQAENAATQARTAALERDLGRVDGDNAVLRARHAELAGRLQSLGGVLEVLQMAGAAVDIPEMVTDDPMLRPWQPSFPPMQPIGF encoded by the coding sequence ATGTCGTCGTCACGCCGGAGCTCGAGCCCCGACAGCAACGACACGACGGACGAGCGCAAGCGGAAGCGGATGCTGTCCAACAGGGAGTCGGCGCGGCGGTCGCGCGCGCGGAAGCAGCAGCGGCTGGAGGAGCTGGTGGCGGAGGTGGCCCGCCTGCAGGCGGAGAACGCGGCGACGCAGGCCCGCACCGCGGCGCTGGAGCGCGACCTGGGCAGGGTGGACGGCGACAACGCGGTGCTGCGCGCCCGCCACGCCGAGCTGGCCGGCCGCCTGCAGTCGCTGGGCGGCGTCCTCGAGGTGCTCCAGATGGCCGGCGCCGCCGTCGACATCCCGGAGATGGTCACCGACGACCCCATGCTCCGCCCCTGGCAGCCGTCCTTCCCCCCGATGCAGCCCATCGGGTTCTGA